In Tripterygium wilfordii isolate XIE 37 chromosome 23, ASM1340144v1, whole genome shotgun sequence, one genomic interval encodes:
- the LOC119993340 gene encoding glucan endo-1,3-beta-glucosidase 11-like, whose translation MAMKPVWFLLFFLLPFLVSFECLRVHAFTGTYGINYGRIADNIPSPNEVVTLLRAAKIRNVRIYDADHSVLKAFGGTGLELVVGLPNGYLKDMSANESNAMNWVKENVQAFISDTDICGIAVGNEVLGGTDNELWGQLLGAVKNVYNALKKLGLTKVVQITTAHSQAVFANSFPPSACVFKDGVDQYMKPLLEFFSEIGSPFCLNAYPFLAYMSNVNDIDMNYALFQPTQGVRDSKTGLHYDNLLDAQIDAAYAALEDAGFKKMEVIVTETGWASRGDSNEAAATVNNARTYNYNLRKRLAKKKGTPMRPNNVVKAYIFATFNENSKPGATSERNFGLFKANGSIAYDIGFRGLKASSAGSLRFSLKAFRALDWCSSYPLMVTISAVAQLLLL comes from the exons ATGGCAATGAAACCTGTttggtttcttctcttcttcttgcttCCCTTCCTTGTTTCCTTTG AATGCTTGAGAGTGCATGCTTTCACTGGAACTTATGGAATAAATTATGGAAGGATTGCAGATAACATCCCTTCACCCAATGAAGTTGTTACACTTCTTCGAGCAGCAAAAATAAGGAATGTCCGGATATATGACGCTGATCACAGTGTCCTGAAGGCTTTTGGTGGGACTGGACTTGAACTTGTGGTTGGACTTCCAAATGGATATTTGAAAGACATGAGTGCTAATGAGAGTAATGCCATGAATTGGGTTAAAGAGAATGTGCAGGCATTCATTTCCGATACAGATATTTGCGGGATTGCTGTTGGAAATGAAGTTCTGGGAGGGACTGATAACGAACTGTGGGGACAACTTCTGGGTGCAGTAAAAAATGTCTACAATGCCTTAAAAAAGCTTGGCCTCACTAAAGTAGTTCAGATTACAACGGCTCATTCACAGGCTGTTTTTGCTAATTCCTTCCCTCCCTCTGCTTGTGTCTTCAAAGATGGTGTTGATCAATATATGAAGCCTCTCTTGGAGTTCTTCTCCGAAATTGGGTCCCCTTTCTGTTTAAATGCATATCCATTCCTTGCCTACATGTCTAACGTGAACGACATAGATATGAATTATGCTCTTTTCCAGCCAACTCAGGGGGTCCGTGATTCAAAAACTGGTCTCCATTATGATAACCTGCTTGATGCTCAGATAGATGCAGCCTATGCTGCTCTGGAGGATGCTGGATTTAAAAAGATGGAAGTTATTGTTACGGAGACAGGTTGGGCCTCGCGTGGCGATAGTAATGAAGCTGCAGCTACAGTGAATAATGCAAGAACTTATAACTATAACCTGCGTAAAAGACTAGCAAAGAAGAAAGGAACCCCTATGAGGCCAAATAATGTGGTGAAAGCATATATATTTGCAACATTTAATGAGAATTCGAAGCCTGGTGCAACTTCTGAGAGGAACTTTGGGTTATTTAAGGCTAATGGGAGCATTGCATATGATATTGGTTTTCGAGGACTCAAAGCTTCATCTGCAGGTTCATTGCGTTTCTCTTTGAAG GCTTTTCGAGCGCTGGATTGGTGTTCTTCGTATCCGCTCATGGTGACAATCTCTGCGGTGGCACAACTTCTGCTCTTATGA
- the LOC119993056 gene encoding putative disease resistance protein RGA3 produces MKVCRFFSSSNPLVFRFKMGHKVKELRESFDEIAAQKSIFHLTELGDSKPVGHRVRELTDSFVLMSKVFGREAEKERIMSFLLQPRGKSVGVIPIVGLGGLGKTTLAKMLYNDNRIDEHFPLKMWVCISEDGFDKKKTLVKIMNSITKQNLSDYDLGEMQISIREKLNGKKFMLVLDDVWSANRNEWVELLDLLEESESGSKIIVTTRSNSVAKTTGTTGAYELEGLPFEDCFSLFKKLVFNEGEAERYPNLVEIGNDIVDRCKGVPLAIRTLGSLLYANKNEQDWISIRDNEIWRLDQGEEDILPVLKLSYDQLPPYLKPCFAICSIFPKDYDFLSHEVTQLWMAHGLLQSSNGKEELEDIGLRYIKELCSRSFFQDIWDFGYIWSFRMHDLVHDLAMSMAHDECLVVNERIRNISKGTRHISVFDVRALHDIEDPKSLRTVKFEICPTESPVWLSTCRHLRMLVLRSSSSGVLPLIGGLKHLRYLHLTFDERIKKLPDSFWKLHNLQILYLKGCVEELPRDIRKLIRLRSLVFTTKQKRLPNDGLSSLKHLHSLIVADCTDLEVLFEEKQDVALLRLLFIKSCENLISLAPTPKFFAALENLIIENCPRLNLTEGVDIDQDIESRLHFLYIKGLPQLKTLPQWLQRSSKTLQDMAIINCENLSALPEWLPIFKSLKRLVLENCPKLSTLPEEGISHLTALESLVIAHCPALSERYKRNAGEGWDKIAHIPNIIFY; encoded by the coding sequence ATGAAGGTATGCCGATTCTTTTCATCCTCGAATCCACTCGTATTTCGATTTAAAATGGGTCACAAGGTTAAGGAGCTTAGGGAGAGTTTTGATGAGATTGCAGCCCAAAAGTCTATTTTTCATCTCACGGAGCTAGGTGACAGTAAACCAGTGGGGCATAGGGTGAGGGAGTTGACGGATTCTTTTGTGCTTATGTCTAAAGTTTTTGGGAGGGAAGCTGAGAAGGAAAGAATCATGAGTTTTCTCTTGCAACCAAGAGGAAAGAGCGTGGGTGTGATTCCCATAGTTGGATTAGGAGGGTTGGGAAAGACTACACTTGCTAAGATGTTGTACAATGATAATAGGATCGATGAGCATTTTCCATTAAAGATGTGGGTGTGCATATCAGAAGATGGATTTGACAAGAAAAAAACTTTGGTGAAGATTATGAATTCcataaccaaacaaaatcttagtGATTATGATTTAGGAGAGATGCAAATTTCTATTCGAGAAAAACTGAATGGCAAAAAATTTATGTTAGTTTTGGATGATGTTTGGAGTGCCAATCGTAATGAATGGGTTGAATTGCTAGACTTGTTAGAGGAAAGCGAAAGTGGAAGCAAAATTATTGTAACAACGCGTAGTAATTCCGTAGCCAAAACTACTGGTACTACTGGAGCATACGAGTTAGAAGGTCTTCCCTTTGAGGATTGTTTTTCTCTATTTAAGAAACTGGTATTTAATGAAGGAGAAGCTGAGCGCTATCCAAACCTAGTAGAAATTGGGAATGATATTGTGGACAGATGCAAAGGGGTTCCTTTGGCAATAaggaccttaggaagcttactCTACGCGAATAAAAATGAACAAGATTGGATTTCTATAAGAGATAACGAAATATGGAGATTGGATCAGGGTGAAGAAGACATCTTACCCGTCTTGAAATTGAGTTACGATCAATTACCGCCTTACTTGAAACCATGTTTTGCTATTTGCTCAATATTTCCGAAGGATTACGATTTTCTTAGTCATGAGGTGACTCAACTTTGGATGGCGCATGGGCTCCTTCAATCATCAAATGGAAAGGAAGAGTTGGAGGATATCGGATTACGCTACATCAAGGAATTATGTTCAAGATCTTTCTTTCAAGATATTTGGGATTTTGGTTACATTTGGAGCTTTCGAATGCATGATTTAGTGCATGATCTAGCAATGTCCATGGCTCACGACGAGTGCTTGGTGGTAAATGAACGCATCAGGAATATTTCTAAAGGGACTCGACATATCTCAGTCTTTGATGTCAGGGCTTTGCATGACATAGAGGATCCAAAAAGTTTGCGGACCGTAAAATTTGAGATATGTCCGACGGAAAGTCCAGTTTGGCTATCTACATGTAGACATTTAAGGATGTTGGTTTTAAGATCCTCTTCTTCTGGGGTGCTACCTTTAATTGGTGGCCTAAAACATTTGAGATATCTCCACTTAACTTTTGATGAAAGAATCAAGAAACTGCCTGATTCATTTTGGAAGCTTCACAATTTGCAGATTTTATATCTGAAAGGTTGTGTGGAAGAATTACCAAGGGACATAAGGAAGTTGATTAGGTTGAGATCTTTGGTATTCACAACTAAGCAAAAGCGATTGCCAAATGATGGACTCAGCAGTTTAAAACACCTTCATTCTTTGATAGTTGCAGATTGTACCGACCTTGAAGTCTTGTTTGAAGAAAAACAAGATGTTGCCTTGTTGCgccttttatttattaaatcatGTGAGAATTTGATTTCTTTGGCACCCACTCCAAAATTCTTTGCTGCAttagagaatttgataatcGAGAACTGTCCTCGCCTTAATTTGACGGAAGGGGTTGACATTGATCAAGACATTGAGTCTAGGCTTCATTTTCTATACATCAAAGGGTTACCGCAGTTGAAGACCTTACCTCAATGGCTTCAAAGGTCTTCTAAAACTTTGCAAGACATGGCAATCATCAATTGTGAAAACTTGTCGGCTTTACCTGAGTGGCTTCCAATTTTCAAATCACTGAAAAGACTTGTACTCGAGAACTGTCCTAAACTGTCGACACTTCCGGAGGAGGGGATTTCTCACCTCACAGCCTTAGAATCACTGGTGATTGCACATTGTCCTGCACTGAGTGAAAGATATAAAAGGAACGCAGGCGAGGGTTGGGACAAGATAGCTCACATcccaaatatcattttttattaa
- the LOC119993341 gene encoding umecyanin-like, which produces MAALLALLLVTGSFVGSSQAVEYVVGDTTGWTVPSTTTFYSTWASGKNFSVGDVLVFNFATRAHDVAVVTEDAYQNCNIASPINQTNTGPARITLSNDTDYYFICTISGHCSGGQKLEIDVGGTTNSSTPTPGSPPGTTTTSPPPPSSAASSFVAALFVSLSSIAIGFLY; this is translated from the exons ATGGCAGCACTACTTGCTTTGTTGTTGGTGACAGGTTCCTTTGTAGGAAGTTCACAAGCAGTAGAGTATGTTGTAGGAGATACTACTGGCTGGACGGTACCTTCTACCACCACTTTCTACTCCACCTGGGCTTCTGGCAAAAACTTCTCCGTTGGTGATGTTCTAG TGTTCAACTTTGCGACCAGAGCACATGATGTGGCTGTAGTGACGGAGGATGCTTATCAGAACTGCAACATAGCAAGTcccatcaatcaaacaaacaccgGACCGGCACGGATCACTCTCAGCAACGACACTGACTACTACTTCATTTGCACCATCTCCGGCCACTGCAGCGGCGGACAGAAATTGGAGATTGATGTTGGTGGAACAACCAACTCTTCCACACCCACACCTGGCTCACCACCCGGCACTACAACCACCTCACCACCACCGCCTTCTAGCGCAGCATCCTCTTTTGTTGCCGCTCTCTTCGTCTCCTTGTCGTCCATCGCCATTGGTTTCTTGTACTGA
- the LOC119993497 gene encoding methyl-CpG-binding domain-containing protein 11-like, giving the protein MASSEEIQKEREKESAEDEDFSVELPAPPGWKKKYFPRKDGTPKKNEIIFIAPTGEEFSGRRQLDQYLKAHPGGPATSEFDWGTGETPRRSARISEKAKVAPALEPEPPKKRRRSSLSKKDNLQTENAPKGTEEPKEIHMGEAEKKKDNADVEVEKDIVKANQDSKDEAQDTGAKTEAASSKEAKGEDVNISNDTEKDEKIPDTDPDHPKGTQIGTGAGDSGVTEDENEKVEGEKAEEKYEEPQVVTEREHGSGEQDKTCTEISKEEQNEKVGEEKDEHMRSAPESEGELKEKAVDGNDEKQGKAGVNEPSKEAEEVTENGSCSGDVNKV; this is encoded by the exons ATGGCGAGCTCAGAGGAAATACAGAaggagagggagaaggagagTGCAGAGGACGAGGATTTCTCTGTGGAGCTTCCTGCTCCTCCTGGTTGGAAGAAAAAG TACTTCCCCAGAAAAGATGGAACCCCCAAGAAAAATGAGATCATTTTCATTGCCCCAACAGGCGAGGAATTCAGTGGCAGAAGACAGTTGGATCAGTATCTGAAAGCACACCCTGGTGGCCCAGCAACATCGGAGTTTGATTGGGGCACTGGTGAAACCCCAAGGCGATCAGCTAGGATCAGTGAGAAGGCTAAGGTCGCACCTGCACTGGAACCTGAACCCCCTAAGAAACGAAGAAGATCATCACTTTCTAAGAAAGATAATCTACAAACAGAAAATGCTCCCAAAGGAACTGAGGAGCCAAAAGAAATACACATGGGGGAGgctgaaaagaaaaaggataatGCAGATGTAGAAGTGGAAAAGGATATCGTGAAGGCAAATCAAGATAGTAAAGATGAAGCACAAGATACTGGTGCAAAAACAGAAGCAGCTTCTTCTAAAGAAGCCAAGGGAGAAGATGTTAATATATCAAATGATActgaaaaagatgaaaaaatacCCGACACTGATCCAGATCACCCTAAAGGGACGCAAATTGGTACAGGTGCTGGTGATTCTGGAGTGACGGAAGATGAAAATGAGAAAGTAGAGGGTGAAAAGGCTGAAGAGAAGTATGAGGAACCACAAGTTGTGACAGAGAGAGAGCATGGCTCTGGAGAACAGGACAAAACATGTACAGAAATTTCCAAGGAAGAGCAGAATGAGAAGGTTGGGGAAGAAAAGGATGAACACATGAGAAGTGCTCCTGAATCAGAAGGAGAATTGAAGGAGAAAGCTGTGGATGGCAATGATGAGAAACAAGGTAAGGCAGGTGTCAATGAGCCAAGCAAGGAGGCGGAAGAAGTGACTGAGAATGGCAGCTGTAGTGGCGATGTCAACAAGGTTTAG
- the LOC119993496 gene encoding uncharacterized protein LOC119993496, whose amino-acid sequence MLLRSSSTPILDSWFPPSSKDFSPEPDNLPQIHRTRSISLSASSSSLLSSSSHEDSIKKMTRALSESDLRELAVPMKRPFGSTWNGISLEEEVEEETSTASLWSEKDCEVGGGIGGGGGKICGGGGGGSDRGDSSNNGNDSMDSYYQRMIEANPSNGLLLGNYARFLKEIRGDFEKAEEYCARAILASPNDGEFLSLYGDLVWQIHKDPVRAETYFDRAVKASPDDCYAMASYARFLWDAEEDEEEEVESMKEASRPCYFNGAHCPSPLAAAS is encoded by the exons ATGCTTCTTCGAAGTTCATCGACGCCAATACTCGATTCATGGTTCCCTCCCTCGTCCAAAGACTTCTCGCCCGAACCCGATAATCTGCCCCAGATCCACAGAACCCGTTCAATCTCGCTCTCGGCTTCTTCTTCGAGCCTGCTCTCGTCTTCCTCTCACGAAGATTCAATCAAGAAAATGACAAGAGCTCTGTCCGAGTCCGATCTCAGGGAATTGGCGGTACCGATGAAGAGACCGTTCGGGAGTACTTGGAATGGGATTTCATTGGAAGAGGAGGTGGAAGAGGAGACGTCAACAGCGTCGTTGTGGAGTGAGAAGGATTGCGAGGTTGGAGGGGGAATTGGCGGCGGTGGAGGAAAGATCTGCGGGGGTGGCGGTGGTGGATCCGATCGTGGAGATTCAAGCAATAATGGGAATGATAGCATGGATTCTTATTATCAAAGAATGATTGAAGCTAATCCGAGTAATGGGTTGCTGCTAGGGAACTACGCGAGGTTCTTGAAAGAG ATCCGAGGAGATTTTGAGAAAGCGGAAGAGTACTGCGCCAGAGCAATCTTGGCGAGTCCGAACGACGGGGAGTTTCTGTCCCTGTACGGTGACTTGGTGTGGCAGATCCACAAGGACCCTGTTCGTGCAGAGACTTATTTCGATCGAGCAGTCAAAGCTTCACCTGATGACTG TTATGCAATGGCTTCATATGCTCGGTTTCTCTGGGATGCTGAAGAGGACGAAGAGGAAGAAGTAGAATCAATGAAGGAAGCTTCACGGCCATGTTACTTCAATGGAGCTCACTGTCCTTCTCCTCTGGCTGCTGCTTCTTAG